In Aestuariibaculum lutulentum, one DNA window encodes the following:
- the leuB gene encoding 3-isopropylmalate dehydrogenase has product MKLNIAVLPGDGAGPEVTAQAVKVLKAIAMEFNHVFNFTEGLVGATAMQKTGIPLPEETLDLCENADAVLFGAIGNTSYDLDPNAKVRPEQGLLGLRKSLGLYTNIRPVIAYEELLNKSSLKKRQIKDTNILIYRELTGGIYFGEKFLSDDGNKASDICEYNRFEVERITHLAFKAAQSRKRKLALVDKANVLESSRLWRRIVQELAPQYPDVTVDYLFIDNAAMELIINPRQFDVILTENMFGDILSEEASVIVGSIGLLASASIGDKHAMFEPIHGAYTKGANKGIANPIASILSAAMLLEHFGLDDEAALVREGVDKSIKLHITTPDLNTKYDHITTTKVGDFIEDFINNPDETNLNFTNIHLGQSTII; this is encoded by the coding sequence ATGAAATTAAATATAGCTGTTTTACCTGGTGATGGTGCCGGTCCGGAAGTTACAGCTCAAGCCGTAAAGGTCTTGAAAGCTATTGCTATGGAATTTAACCATGTATTTAATTTTACCGAAGGTTTGGTCGGTGCAACTGCCATGCAAAAAACCGGCATCCCACTACCAGAAGAAACCTTAGATCTATGTGAGAACGCAGACGCCGTTTTATTCGGCGCTATTGGAAACACATCTTACGATTTAGACCCTAATGCTAAAGTAAGACCCGAGCAAGGTCTTTTAGGATTACGAAAATCGTTAGGTTTATATACCAATATCAGACCCGTGATTGCTTACGAAGAATTATTAAATAAATCGTCGCTTAAGAAAAGGCAAATTAAGGATACCAATATTCTTATTTACCGCGAGCTTACCGGTGGCATTTATTTTGGTGAAAAGTTTTTAAGTGATGATGGAAACAAAGCCTCGGACATTTGCGAATACAACCGCTTTGAAGTTGAGCGTATAACGCATTTAGCCTTTAAAGCCGCACAGTCCAGAAAACGTAAATTAGCATTGGTTGACAAAGCCAATGTGTTGGAAAGTTCGCGTTTATGGCGTAGAATAGTACAAGAGCTAGCCCCACAATACCCAGATGTAACCGTAGACTATCTTTTTATTGATAATGCCGCCATGGAGCTTATTATCAACCCAAGACAGTTTGATGTTATTTTAACCGAAAACATGTTTGGCGATATTTTATCGGAAGAAGCCAGCGTTATCGTGGGATCAATAGGATTATTAGCTTCAGCCTCCATTGGAGATAAACATGCCATGTTTGAACCAATTCACGGTGCGTATACAAAAGGTGCTAATAAAGGCATTGCTAATCCTATTGCCTCTATTTTATCGGCAGCCATGTTGCTAGAACATTTTGGACTAGATGATGAAGCAGCATTGGTTCGTGAAGGTGTAGACAAATCTATTAAACTACACATTACAACGCCCGATTTAAACACGAAATACGATCATATAACCACAACTAAGGTAGGAGACTTCATCGAGGATTTTATTAATAATCCTGATGAAACCAATCTAAACTTTACCAACATACATTTAGGGCAGTCCACAATCATTTGA
- a CDS encoding 2-isopropylmalate synthase, producing MTNTNVQIFDTTLRDGEQVPGCKLNTEQKLIIAEQLDNLGVDIIEAGFPVSSPGDFKSVEAISKIVKNATVCGLTRSVENDIKVAADALKYAKKPRIHTGIGTSDSHIKFKFKSNQDDIIERAVKAVKYAKSFVEDVEFYAEDAGRTDNAYLARVCEEVIKAGATVLNIPDTTGYCLPSEYGAKIKYLKENVKGIDKAILSCHCHNDLGLATANSIEGVINGARQIECTINGIGERAGNTALEEVVMILKQHPYLNLDTNIKTEMLYGLSHLVSDNMGIYTQPNKAIVGANAFAHSSGIHQDGVIKNRETYEIIDPKDVGVTESAIVLTARSGRAALAYRAKNVGYELTKLQLDEIYQNFLDFADKKKEVEDDDIHYIIEHSRLYKEIVSA from the coding sequence ATGACTAATACGAACGTCCAAATTTTTGACACAACGCTTCGCGATGGAGAGCAAGTCCCAGGCTGCAAATTAAATACCGAACAAAAATTAATCATAGCTGAACAGCTCGATAATTTAGGTGTTGATATTATTGAGGCTGGTTTTCCTGTATCAAGCCCTGGCGATTTCAAATCGGTAGAAGCCATTTCTAAAATTGTAAAAAACGCTACAGTTTGTGGTTTAACACGCTCGGTTGAAAACGATATTAAAGTAGCGGCCGATGCGCTAAAATATGCTAAAAAACCTAGAATTCATACTGGTATCGGAACTTCTGATTCACATATTAAATTTAAATTTAAATCGAATCAAGATGATATTATAGAACGCGCTGTTAAAGCCGTTAAATATGCTAAATCTTTTGTTGAAGATGTTGAGTTTTACGCTGAAGATGCAGGGAGAACAGACAACGCTTACTTAGCACGTGTGTGTGAGGAAGTGATAAAAGCAGGTGCTACGGTTTTAAATATTCCAGATACAACAGGATATTGTTTACCAAGCGAGTATGGTGCAAAAATTAAATATTTAAAAGAAAACGTAAAAGGTATCGATAAAGCCATTTTATCTTGTCACTGCCACAACGATTTAGGCTTAGCAACAGCTAACTCTATTGAAGGTGTTATAAACGGTGCAAGACAAATTGAATGTACTATTAATGGTATTGGTGAGCGTGCTGGAAATACAGCTTTAGAAGAAGTTGTTATGATATTAAAGCAACATCCTTATTTAAACCTTGATACGAATATTAAAACCGAAATGCTATACGGTTTAAGCCATTTAGTTTCAGATAATATGGGTATTTACACGCAGCCAAACAAAGCTATTGTAGGTGCAAATGCCTTTGCTCACAGTTCAGGTATTCACCAGGATGGTGTGATTAAAAATCGTGAAACTTACGAAATTATAGACCCTAAAGATGTAGGAGTTACAGAATCGGCTATCGTTCTTACTGCAAGAAGTGGTAGAGCAGCTTTAGCCTATAGAGCAAAAAATGTTGGATACGAATTAACAAAGCTTCAATTAGATGAAATCTATCAGAACTTTTTAGATTTTGCAGATAAGAAAAAAGAAGTTGAAGATGATGACATCCACTATATTATAGAACACAGCAGATTATACAAAGAGATTGTCTCTGCTTAA